Within uncultured Methanoregula sp., the genomic segment GCAGTTACACCTTTTACTGCGCAGATACTTCGTTTCTTCATTTACTGTTCAGCTCCTTCGTTCGTGGAGTAGGATGATCCGACCGCATTGATGATGTCCGCACGGGTGATTATACCCACAATCTGCTTTCCCCGGAGAACCGGCAGGCGCGAGATACCTTCTTTGAGCATGAGAGATGCGGCAGCTTCGATATCCATACCCTCAGTTGCAGTGATGACCCGCCGGGTCATCACTTTCCTTGCCGGCATATCACCGATATTCCGGAGGGCGTGCTTAGTCTTTTCCCAGTTGATATACTCGCGGATGGGTACTTCAATAACTTCGAAAGGGGAGGGTAGCCAGAGATCATCGGAAGTCTGCTCAGTTTCTAAAAGGGAGATGAGATCGGACTCGGTGATCATCCCCACAAGTTCCGTTCCTTCCATGACCGGCAAACCACCAATATGGTGCTTGCGGAACAGCGCAACCACTTCGCGGAGCGGGGTTGAGGCAGTGCAGGTGATGGGAATTTTTGTCATAGATTCCTGTACGAGCATCATATCCTCCTATGGCAGCATTCCTGCATGCATCAGGCCGTCCTGTTCCTTGAGGCCGCACATTATGTTCATATTCTGGATAGCCTGTCCGCTTGCCCCTTTCGCGAGGTTGTCAATAGCGGATACCGCCACGATGCGAAGGCCTTCACTCTCGACCATGATATCGCAGAAATTGCTTCCCCGGACCGCTGCGAGCGAGGGCTTCTGGAGCCGGACAAAGTACTCACCCTTGTAATAATCCTGGTAGATCTTCTCCACTTCTTTCTGGTCCAGAGGTTCGTTCAGTAAAATATGGGCGGTAGTCAGGATACCACGGTTGACCGGGACCAGGTGGGGGGTGAAGTAGCATTTCGCTGTTGATCCGAGATGTGAAAGTTCCTGTTTCATCTCGGCCAGGTGCCGGTGAGTGGTCAGCTTGTAAGGCCCGACATTGTCCCCGACATTGGGATAATGCGTTGTTGCTGACGGATTGTCACCGGCACCACTCACGCCGGTTTTGGAATCATAGATCACGGTATGCGCGTATTTGGCGAGGGGGGCGGCAGCAAGGGTTGCACCGGTAGGGAAACAGCCGGGGTTTGCAATAAATTTTGCACCAATGCAGTCCTTGCGGTGGATCTCGGGAATGCCGTAGGGGGCGGGGAAGTAATCGGTATGGGATACCCCGTACGTCTTTTCATAAATCTCCTTTGGCAGCCGGTAATCCGCGCTCAGGTCCACGACTTTGATCCCCCGGGAGAGCAGTTTGCCGGCATACGTCATGGAAGCCGTATGGGGAACGGCAAGGAATGCCACATCCGCATCGATGGCATCGATCTCGGGATTCTCGAACTTGAGGCCGGTAAATCCTTTCAATTGGGGATGAACCTGATCCAGGGGGGTTCCCGCAAGTTTGCGCGA encodes:
- a CDS encoding CBS domain-containing protein, whose amino-acid sequence is MTKIPITCTASTPLREVVALFRKHHIGGLPVMEGTELVGMITESDLISLLETEQTSDDLWLPSPFEVIEVPIREYINWEKTKHALRNIGDMPARKVMTRRVITATEGMDIEAAASLMLKEGISRLPVLRGKQIVGIITRADIINAVGSSYSTNEGAEQ
- the argC gene encoding N-acetyl-gamma-glutamyl-phosphate reductase; this encodes MKIAIIGASGYAGGELIRLLVHHSTANVVCATSRKLAGTPLDQVHPQLKGFTGLKFENPEIDAIDADVAFLAVPHTASMTYAGKLLSRGIKVVDLSADYRLPKEIYEKTYGVSHTDYFPAPYGIPEIHRKDCIGAKFIANPGCFPTGATLAAAPLAKYAHTVIYDSKTGVSGAGDNPSATTHYPNVGDNVGPYKLTTHRHLAEMKQELSHLGSTAKCYFTPHLVPVNRGILTTAHILLNEPLDQKEVEKIYQDYYKGEYFVRLQKPSLAAVRGSNFCDIMVESEGLRIVAVSAIDNLAKGASGQAIQNMNIMCGLKEQDGLMHAGMLP